The Acidobacteriota bacterium genomic interval CGAAAGCCCATATTCCTGACCGACGTCAACCTTGACGTTTTCAGTCACTGACTTTTTAAAGCCAGGAACTTCGATTGAAACCGTGTAAAACCCAACCGGAAGCTGGGGAAAAATGACAAACCCATCTTCGTTGGTGGTGGATGTCAGTTGTTGACCAGTGCCAAGATTGAGCAACTGGACTTCGGCCCCAGCCACAACGGCTCCGGATTGATCCTTGGCGGTTATCACCAGCCGGCCATTGGTACTTTGGGCCTGTACGACCCCAGAAAAAAAGAGAAGCGTAGCCAGAACCCAGCCGCAGTGTACCGCCAGAGAAGGCGCAAGCCACCCTTTTCCTGACAGATGATTCCCTGTCAAATTTCTGAAAAACTGCATAAAACCTCCCTCGGTGGGAAAAACTAGCCAAAAATTTGACCCAAAGGGCCGACAAGTCGGCGCACTCCAAAGTTTTTGGCTGGTATTTATTTTTTGTTCGGGGAAATTGATGTTCAGTGAAGCCCTTGAAGAAACAGTACTTCCCTGAACCCTGAACCCTGAACCCTGAACCCTATTCAGCATTACAATCGGCGATTACCGTTTTCCAAATCGGAAAACAATTCCTGTGGAAAGCCGAAGGTGCGATTGCCGGCTATCGAGCAAATTTGTATGAAACAATTCGCCCTGAATCACGCGAACTGAAACCCGATCCGTCATTTTGTAATCCAGCCCACCACCGCCAATAAAGGCGAAACCTGAACTATTCCCTGGATTTGACAGCTTGGCGCCACCAAACAGGAAATGTGCGAAGGGTGTTATTTTCGCGTCGGAGTGATAGGCAAACCGTGGCCCGAAAGTATAGGAATACATCGTGGTCCCTTCGCCGGCGTAGCCGCCAAAATCAGCCACTAGCGACACCGCTTTATGAACAGTAGCGGCCACTGAAACGCTGGCACCATTGGCGTTGACGCCTTCTCCGGGAGCCGTGCCGTTGAGTCGGGTAAATGAATATCCGGCAAACACTTCGGCTTTCGGAACTTCCTGGGCCATTCCCGCCCCTGTTCCAATCACCGCCCATACAACGGAGAAAAAAAGAATCCGTATAAACTTATTCATCATAAAGGAACTCCTGTTGGTTATTCAGCACGGAAGATGTCTGGTCACGTGTCGGTTTTTGGTTTTGCACCGCGAAGCGTTGCCGTTCGGATAGCCGGTCGGTTGGCTGCTTTGGGCCTACCACCGGATCCGAAGGCATCTTCCTCCTTTCTCCTCGTGTCGCCCGCGCCCCCTGCGGGGCGCGGACGACACGAGGAGGGGGGACGAACCGTTTCCCGGTGGTAGCTCCCAAAACCTCGCAACCACCGGCTATCCGAACGGCAGCCTTTCAGGATGCTCAACCCTTCCTTGGCTTGATGCACATGGGGTTTCGAAGACCCCACCCTGGACTACGAGCCTGCATTTGCTTCGCAGGTTAAAACCGAAAACTGGCTGTTGTATTAGCCTTTAGCCCATCTTCTTCCACACTAAAACTCAAACCTCAGCGCAAGCTGGATGGTTCGCGGATTGCTGCTAAACCCTCTCTCTGAGCGATTAAAGTTTGGATCAGCCACCAGAACTGTCCGGAACTGACTGCCACTGGTGGTGGAGATTGGGCTCACTCCATTTGGCGAACCAGGAATGTACTGTGGCGTGTTGGTCACGTTATAAAAATCAGCCCGGAATTGCAGCCGATAGTTTTCACGCAAAGGAATGGTCTTGAAGACTGAGAAGTCGAGGTTATTCACCCCTGGAAAACGCAATGTATTGCGACCACTTGTGGCCAGTGCGCCAAGCCCGGCACGGATATATTCCGCATTTGGGTTTAAGGCGACATACGCCACGGTTTGTGGATTGCCCAGGGCCACCGTGTTGCCACGGCGATCCACGGCGATGATGTTGCTTCCGGTCCCACTGACACCACTCGCATTGCGGATGGTTCGGTCTCCGGCGGAATCTCCATTCAGGTTCGCGTCAATTCCGCTTTGCGGTGTGACCGGTTTCCCTGATTCAAAGGTCAGCGTTCCAGCTAGTTGCCAGCCACCAAGGGTATGCCGCACCAGTCTGTTTCCAGCCTGGGCAAAAAATGGGAGATCATAAATTGCTGAGGTGACAAACCGATGACGGCTATCGAGCGCCGAATTCCCTTTTTCGGCCTGGTAGTTTTGGAAATCCTGTGACCGGCGTGGGTTGGTAAAGGTTGAGGCCAGTTCAGCCGTTGAATCATCCAGCAAGTGACTCCAGGTGTAGGCACTGGTGAGCTGGTATCCGTGGCTAAAGCGCTTGGTTAATGAGGCTGAAAACGCGTGGTAGGTTGAATTGCCATTTGGGGTAAACGCCACGACATTAGCTCCATTAAACCCGGCATCCCGGAATTTTGGAACATAGCTTTCAGTTCCGCCGAGCGCGTTCAAATCGGCCAGACTCAGTGAGAGACCATTCAATTGATCTGCCGACGGCATTTGTAAAAAGGTCGGGAGGTATCGGTTTTCATTGACCACCGGCTGGCGGTTAATGCGGTTCTGGGTAAACAGATTGATGCCTCGGGTTCCCAGATAGCGAAGCTCCAATCCCCAATCATCTTTGAGTTGCCGCTGAATGCTCAGGCTGTAGGAAATCGCCCGTGGCACTTTCTGATCCGGAATCCAGGCCGACGTAATGCTTCGCGCCAGAGCTGGATCCGTAATTGTTGGCCCGGCTGAAGGTAACCCACCATTGGCCAGGTAGTTTGGAATCGCGGCTGACGGCTGGGTGTTAACCGTCGCACTTTCCTGCGGCGTGGTTGAAAGCGTGTACAGATTGTCGAAAATCACGTCGTATCCAAGCGAGAAACCCGCCCGAATCGAGCTTTGTCCGGCATTCCCAAAGATTGTGTTGAGCAGTCCGTCCTTAAATTCAGGTGAATAGGCCAGACCGATTTTCGGAGCAAAGTTTTTCTTCTCAGCCGCAGGTTCGTTAAATTCAAGCACGCCGGGCACGCTTGAAATGCCATTGAGCACCTGCTGACGTGCTCCGAAAGGAACTTGCTGGTATTCGTAGCGCACACCCAGATTCAAGGTCAGATTCTGACGAAGTCGCCAGTCATCCTGGGCATAAACGTAGGCCAGCCACTGGTTGCCGTGATAGGGCCGGCCACCGACGTTGCGTTCCGCTAGAAAATCTGGGCTGATGTCGCGCAAAAACAGGTCGGTGTTTGAATATTGATAATCGCCCCGGACTCGTTGCACGAAAAAGCTGGTGCCAATCAATCGTCGGACATCGCCACCCAGCTTTAACGAATGGTTGCCCTTCACAATCGAGAAATTGTTAATGACCTGATAATTGACATCTTTCCCGATACTTGGAGCGCTTGAGTTCGGCCCGATGTCCAGACCGAGGTCAAGCAATCCGATGTTTGGAAATACATCCAGGCCAGGAAACTTGAGGTTTGGAACCAAAATGTTTGGACCATCGGAACGGCGGAACGAAAACCGGAATTCGTTGTTCACGGTCCCTGAAAAACTATGCGTGTTGGCATAGGAAAACAGCCGGCCATCGGTTGGCACCAGCGAGAAAAACACTGGCAGGTTCGCCGCCGTGTCAATAATCCGTTCCCGATTATAGATAAAGCGCACCCGGTGCTGGGTCGCGTCGCTCTGCAAGAAGTCGAGGTTAATCACCAGGTTACGGCGATTAAAGAAGGCCGGCGAATCAATCGCGACGTTGCCGATTGGAATTTGGCGGCCACCGACCGTGATTGAACCTGAATCATTGGCTGGCGCAACCGGGACATACTGGTTAAACACGCCCAGATTCGCCGCCGACAGCCCTGACAGACTGTTCAAAATCGCAAACCCTTCAGCGGTTGGGGTGGCGATGCCGCCCGCACCGGAAGCCTGACCAATTTGCATTCCTTCAAACGAAGTGAAGAAAAACAGCCGGTCCTTAATGATTGGCCCACCGATGTTGCCGCCGTTTCGGTTTTCGTCATAGCGCGCAAGCCGGGATTTTCCAGGCACGGTTTCACGGATGACACCTG includes:
- a CDS encoding TonB-dependent receptor, coding for MLKKRVFPSDRLTTRWVACFLATLATVCFLAVAPVMAQQSFGNVRGIVRDETGASIGGAKITITEKATNRTISVQSGEDGAFQFNNLLVGEYQLLVEAQSFKTATLSGIRVNLNTTNDIPITMTVGESGETVEVSAGGTELVQSTTTTLAKSFNSRQMVDLAQTGNGSNTNDGIYSLALLSANVTSSGGVGVGSGGSVGGQRSRNNNFITDGIDNNDKSVTGPSVYVSPEVVAEFSLLANQYSAEFGRNTGGQFVTTTKSGSNEFHGTGYWYSRNRFLNALDTLQKNAGVIRETVPGKSRLARYDENRNGGNIGGPIIKDRLFFFTSFEGMQIGQASGAGGIATPTAEGFAILNSLSGLSAANLGVFNQYVPVAPANDSGSITVGGRQIPIGNVAIDSPAFFNRRNLVINLDFLQSDATQHRVRFIYNRERIIDTAANLPVFFSLVPTDGRLFSYANTHSFSGTVNNEFRFSFRRSDGPNILVPNLKFPGLDVFPNIGLLDLGLDIGPNSSAPSIGKDVNYQVINNFSIVKGNHSLKLGGDVRRLIGTSFFVQRVRGDYQYSNTDLFLRDISPDFLAERNVGGRPYHGNQWLAYVYAQDDWRLRQNLTLNLGVRYEYQQVPFGARQQVLNGISSVPGVLEFNEPAAEKKNFAPKIGLAYSPEFKDGLLNTIFGNAGQSSIRAGFSLGYDVIFDNLYTLSTTPQESATVNTQPSAAIPNYLANGGLPSAGPTITDPALARSITSAWIPDQKVPRAISYSLSIQRQLKDDWGLELRYLGTRGINLFTQNRINRQPVVNENRYLPTFLQMPSADQLNGLSLSLADLNALGGTESYVPKFRDAGFNGANVVAFTPNGNSTYHAFSASLTKRFSHGYQLTSAYTWSHLLDDSTAELASTFTNPRRSQDFQNYQAEKGNSALDSRHRFVTSAIYDLPFFAQAGNRLVRHTLGGWQLAGTLTFESGKPVTPQSGIDANLNGDSAGDRTIRNASGVSGTGSNIIAVDRRGNTVALGNPQTVAYVALNPNAEYIRAGLGALATSGRNTLRFPGVNNLDFSVFKTIPLRENYRLQFRADFYNVTNTPQYIPGSPNGVSPISTTSGSQFRTVLVADPNFNRSERGFSSNPRTIQLALRFEF